The Lycium barbarum isolate Lr01 chromosome 10, ASM1917538v2, whole genome shotgun sequence genome includes a region encoding these proteins:
- the LOC132614008 gene encoding phosphoglycolate phosphatase 1A, chloroplastic-like, whose protein sequence is MLSSRVTATISSTTTTTFLFSNAKILSKKFPYISNPLYNSAKSIKWNCKKSRMESTASSFVTKASAQPLTNPGELIDSVETFIFDCDGVIWKGDKLIDGVPETLDLLREKGKKLVFVTNNSTKSRKQYGKKFETLGLSVSEEEIFASSFAAAAYLKSIDFPKDKKVYIVGEEGILKELDLAGIQHLGGPEDGDKKIELKPGYMMEQDKDVGAVVVGFDRYFNYHKIQYATLCIRENPGCLFIATNRDAVTHLTDAQEWAGGGSMVGAILGSTKREPLVVGKPSTFMMDYVANEFNIQKSQICMVGDRLDTDILFGQNGGCKTLLVLSGVTSLSMLQDPKNSIQPDFYANKISDFLSIKATAV, encoded by the exons atGTTAAGCAGCAGAGTAACAGCAACCATTTCTTCTACTACTACTACAACTTTTTTATTTAGTAACGCCAAAATATTATCTAAGAAATTTCCTTACATTTCTAACCCATTGTACAATTCTGCAAAATCCATTAAATGGAATTGTAAGAAATCAAGAATGGAGTCCACAGCATCAAGTTTTGTTACTAAAGCTTCAGCTCAACCACTTACTAATCCTGGAGAATTAATTGATTCTGTTGAAACCTTCATCTTTGATTGTGATG GAGTCATATGGAAAGGAGATAAACTGATAGACGGGGTCCCTGAAACTCTGGATTTGCTCAGGGAAAAG GGGAAAAAATTAGTTTTTGTTACCAACAACTCAACAAAGTCGAGAAAGCAGTATGGTAAAAAATTTGAAACACTTGGTCTTAGCGTCAGCGAG GAGGAAATTTTTGCTTCATCCTTTGCTGCAGCTGCTTATTTGAAGTCTATTGACTTCCCAAAAGATAAAAAG GTGTACATTGTTGGTGAGGAAGGCATCTTGAAGGAGCTTGATTTAGCTGGCATTCAACATCTTGGGGGACCA GAAGATGGTGACAAGAAAATAGAGCTAAAGCCAGGATATATGATGGAGCAGGATAAGGAT GTCGGAGCTGTTGTTGTTGGATTTGACCGCTATTTCAACTACCACAAGATTCA GTATGCTACCCTGTGTATACGTGAAAATCCAGGATGTCTCTTTATTGCTACAAACCGTGATGCTGTTACCCATCTTACAGATGCTCAGGAATGGGCAG GTGGTGGCTCAATGGTTGGTGCGATCCTAGGCTCTACAAAACGTGAACCACTTGTTGTAGGAAAGCCCTCAACCTTCATGATGGACTACGTGGCTAATGA GTTTAACATTCAGAAGTCCCAAATATGCATGGTCGGTGACAGACTAGATACTGATATACTGTTTGGACAAAACGGTGGCTGCAAAACTCTTCTTGTTCTCTCAG GTGTGACATCTTTATCAATGCTTCAAGATCCGAAAAACTCTATACAACCGGACTTCTACGCCAACAAGATTTCTGATTTCCTGTCCATCAAAGCGACTGCAGTTTGA